One genomic segment of Paenibacillus sp. FSL H8-0332 includes these proteins:
- a CDS encoding transglutaminase domain-containing protein has product MKHWFQAIRSSWHHGLTLLWVSIIAMQWVSYTVPFWLQETTLAVALTLLAVTAIEIIFPFKRVYRILLEGAAVLFIIYNVIISYGIYIPDPLLPSFLDRLPGIAVSMIPYIWFALGAWALLLVSAWWVNGKVRILMFIAMNITAFAALDSFTTAVMWQEVAWTVFAGMGWLVTQHLRNFQLHYPRGWTYMLRYPMKVVLNIAIIFSLVILAGVNMPGVRPTLTDPYTAWQKWNGNSVSSRPSSGNGDSASGGSAANGTTSGYSLNDDNLGGGFNFDYSPVMQVTSDLRTYMRGEIRSVYSGKGWTDDDTSGRGRHNEVEVGEPLERAAASKTETRTLKQTVKLLGGNSYPVLFGGYSISGVDSVDGQEKSSGLSWRSEDSELLWNPGGKTRAYPQTYVVTSEVPVVPLKELSMQTFEQLYSNKNIDPQYLQLPDNYPERVSALAKEITARAQTPYEKTILLQQYLQASFPYTNQPDTSRARSKDMVESFLFEIKEGYCDYYSTALVTMARSLDIPARWVKGYAPGEQAEIPDSVMLQQGAAGYVNNNYTITNADAHSWAEIYFGDYGWVPVEATPGFDVPVLTQSEQDNPDQPEVQEEEPEELEPAASGQTDNSSGFHPGTWAVAGAAAVLLLWTLFLIWQRRLSLRFLFTRMRLGGQPTPAQKVVIETERWVRYMRRKGMLKKEHETLRESVARWSVERPESAGSLAALLKMFERANYSPEVIEDKDWHSVYTEALRLRKSKKSGK; this is encoded by the coding sequence ATGAAGCACTGGTTTCAGGCAATCCGATCCTCATGGCATCACGGGCTGACGCTGCTATGGGTGAGCATTATCGCTATGCAGTGGGTGTCCTATACGGTGCCCTTCTGGCTGCAAGAGACAACCTTAGCTGTGGCGCTTACCCTGCTGGCCGTAACAGCTATTGAAATCATTTTTCCGTTCAAAAGAGTGTACCGCATTCTGCTGGAAGGCGCGGCAGTCCTATTTATTATCTACAACGTTATTATCAGTTACGGAATCTACATTCCTGATCCGCTGCTGCCGTCATTTCTTGACCGCTTGCCCGGGATAGCGGTCTCGATGATTCCGTACATCTGGTTTGCGCTGGGGGCCTGGGCGCTGCTGCTTGTGTCCGCCTGGTGGGTGAACGGCAAGGTGCGGATTCTGATGTTCATCGCGATGAATATCACGGCCTTCGCCGCGCTGGATTCGTTCACGACAGCGGTAATGTGGCAGGAGGTAGCCTGGACGGTCTTTGCCGGTATGGGCTGGCTGGTCACACAGCATCTGAGGAATTTCCAGCTGCATTATCCGCGGGGCTGGACCTATATGCTGAGGTATCCGATGAAGGTTGTCTTGAATATAGCGATCATTTTCTCATTGGTCATCCTTGCCGGGGTGAATATGCCGGGCGTGCGTCCAACCTTAACCGACCCGTATACCGCCTGGCAAAAGTGGAACGGTAACTCCGTCTCGTCCAGACCCTCCTCCGGTAACGGGGACAGCGCAAGCGGCGGGTCAGCGGCGAACGGGACGACCTCGGGCTACAGCCTGAACGATGACAATCTGGGCGGGGGCTTCAACTTCGATTATTCGCCGGTCATGCAAGTGACCTCCGATCTGCGCACCTATATGCGCGGCGAGATCCGCAGCGTGTATTCGGGCAAAGGCTGGACAGATGATGATACCTCCGGCCGGGGAAGGCATAACGAGGTGGAGGTGGGCGAGCCGCTGGAACGTGCTGCCGCCTCCAAGACGGAGACCCGTACGCTCAAGCAGACCGTCAAGCTGCTCGGAGGGAACAGCTATCCGGTTCTGTTCGGCGGCTATTCGATCTCGGGGGTAGACTCGGTGGACGGGCAGGAAAAGAGCAGCGGCTTGTCCTGGCGGAGTGAAGACAGTGAACTGCTGTGGAATCCCGGAGGCAAAACAAGAGCTTACCCGCAGACCTATGTGGTAACCTCGGAGGTGCCGGTGGTTCCCCTTAAGGAACTGAGCATGCAGACCTTCGAGCAGCTCTACAGCAACAAGAATATCGACCCGCAGTATCTTCAGCTCCCGGATAACTATCCTGAGCGGGTGAGCGCGCTGGCCAAGGAGATTACGGCGAGAGCGCAGACTCCTTACGAGAAGACGATCCTGCTGCAGCAATATCTGCAAGCATCGTTCCCTTATACGAATCAGCCGGATACCTCACGGGCCAGAAGCAAGGACATGGTCGAGAGCTTCCTGTTTGAGATTAAGGAGGGATACTGCGATTACTATTCCACGGCGCTTGTCACTATGGCGAGGTCACTGGATATACCGGCCCGTTGGGTGAAGGGGTATGCTCCCGGGGAGCAGGCCGAGATTCCGGATAGCGTAATGCTTCAGCAGGGCGCTGCCGGTTATGTGAATAACAACTACACGATTACCAATGCGGACGCCCACTCCTGGGCCGAAATCTATTTCGGCGATTACGGATGGGTACCTGTAGAGGCAACGCCCGGCTTCGATGTTCCGGTGCTGACGCAGAGTGAGCAGGATAATCCGGACCAGCCTGAAGTTCAGGAAGAGGAGCCGGAGGAGCTTGAACCGGCGGCATCGGGCCAGACGGACAACTCTTCCGGATTCCATCCCGGCACCTGGGCAGTGGCTGGAGCAGCGGCTGTACTCCTGCTCTGGACCCTATTCCTCATCTGGCAGCGCCGGCTGAGCCTGCGCTTCCTGTTCACCCGTATGCGCCTCGGCGGCCAGCCCACTCCGGCGCAAAAAGTTGTCATAGAAACGGAGCGCTGGGTAAGGTATATGCGCAGGAAGGGTATGCTGAAGAAAGAGCATGAAACCTTGCGCGAATCCGTAGCACGGTGGAGCGTGGAACGCCCGGAATCAGCGGGCAGCCTTGCTGCACTGCTGAAGATGTTCGAGCGGGCCAATTACAGCCCTGAGGTTATTGAAGACAAAGACTGGCACAGCGTGTATACTGAAGCTTTGCGGCTGCGAAAAAGCAAGAAGTCCGGCAAGTAA
- a CDS encoding YqeG family HAD IIIA-type phosphatase, protein MFERLVPKLRVNTVFDIGLEELYRRGYRGIITDLDNTLVGAKAPLATPELLLWFAKVKELGFKLVIVSNNNMDRVSRFATPLNIEFVHQAKKPSNSPFLRAMKLMELGPEQTIVVGDQMLTDVYGGNRLGLFTVLVLPISVKDEGIGTRINRRVEQIALTRLRKQGLWQEEDKS, encoded by the coding sequence TTGTTTGAAAGATTAGTCCCCAAGCTCCGGGTAAACACGGTGTTTGATATCGGTCTGGAAGAGCTGTATCGCCGGGGGTACCGCGGAATTATTACGGATCTGGATAATACGCTGGTCGGCGCCAAGGCGCCGCTGGCTACTCCTGAGCTGCTGCTCTGGTTCGCGAAGGTGAAGGAGCTGGGCTTCAAGCTAGTGATCGTGTCCAACAACAATATGGACCGGGTATCGCGTTTTGCGACCCCGTTGAATATTGAATTCGTACATCAGGCCAAGAAGCCCAGCAATTCTCCGTTCCTGCGGGCTATGAAGCTGATGGAGCTGGGGCCGGAGCAGACGATTGTCGTCGGCGACCAGATGCTCACTGATGTATACGGCGGCAACCGGCTGGGATTGTTCACGGTACTCGTCCTGCCGATCTCCGTCAAGGATGAAGGCATAGGTACAAGAATTAACCGCAGAGTGGAGCAGATTGCCTTGACCCGTCTGCGGAAGCAAGGATTGTGGCAAGAGGAGGATAAATCTTAA
- the yqeH gene encoding ribosome biogenesis GTPase YqeH, with protein MNDETGRPEKCSGCGIKLQSVDKELPGYIPEVAFEREPVICQRCFRIKNYNEASSVSVNQDEFLKLLSGVGEKNALVIHIVDLFDFEGSLISGLQRFVGNNQVILAVNKIDLLPKVTNWNRLRNWMQQRCKEEGLRTAEIVLVSAKRNQGFDRLLEVVTELRGQRDVYVVGATNVGKSTLINRLISDYSDLEEELTTSRYPGTTLDMVKIPLDDGHSIIDTPGIVYPWRYSELVERKDLAAVMPENPLKPAVYQLNEGQSLFFGGLGRFDFVQGERQSFTCFISGTLKIHRTKLERADSLYQDHRGEMLSPPATADMDKLPKWQRHEFRIARNSETDLFISGLGWIKVNGTAGAVIAVHVPRGVKVLTRPSLI; from the coding sequence ATGAACGATGAAACAGGGCGGCCTGAGAAATGCAGCGGCTGCGGCATTAAGCTCCAGAGCGTGGACAAGGAGCTTCCCGGCTATATCCCGGAGGTTGCCTTTGAACGGGAGCCGGTGATCTGCCAGCGCTGCTTCCGGATCAAGAATTACAATGAAGCCTCTTCCGTATCGGTGAATCAGGATGAATTCCTGAAGCTGCTCAGCGGAGTAGGGGAGAAAAATGCACTGGTGATCCATATTGTGGATCTGTTCGATTTCGAAGGCAGTCTGATTTCCGGTCTGCAGCGGTTTGTCGGCAATAATCAGGTCATTCTGGCGGTGAACAAGATCGATCTGCTGCCGAAGGTGACCAATTGGAACCGGCTGCGTAACTGGATGCAGCAGCGCTGCAAGGAAGAGGGACTGCGCACGGCGGAGATAGTTCTGGTCAGCGCGAAGCGCAATCAGGGCTTCGACCGTCTGCTGGAAGTGGTTACGGAGCTCCGCGGACAACGTGATGTCTATGTCGTCGGGGCTACCAACGTAGGCAAGTCCACCTTGATTAACCGGCTGATCTCCGATTACAGTGACCTGGAAGAGGAGCTGACGACCTCCCGTTATCCGGGCACGACCCTCGATATGGTCAAAATTCCGCTGGACGACGGCCATTCCATCATTGATACACCGGGAATCGTGTACCCGTGGCGGTATAGCGAGCTGGTCGAGCGTAAGGATCTGGCTGCAGTGATGCCCGAGAATCCGCTCAAACCTGCGGTCTACCAGCTGAATGAAGGCCAGTCGCTGTTCTTCGGCGGATTGGGACGCTTCGACTTCGTCCAGGGAGAACGCCAGTCCTTCACCTGCTTCATCAGCGGGACCCTGAAGATTCACCGCACGAAGCTGGAGCGTGCAGATTCCCTGTATCAGGACCACCGGGGCGAAATGTTGTCTCCGCCGGCAACTGCCGACATGGACAAGCTGCCGAAGTGGCAGCGCCATGAATTCCGCATTGCCAGGAATAGTGAGACGGACCTGTTCATCTCCGGCCTGGGCTGGATCAAGGTGAATGGTACAGCCGGGGCGGTCATCGCTGTCCATGTACCGCGCGGCGTCAAGGTACTTACCCGTCCTTCGCTGATCTAA
- the aroE gene encoding shikimate dehydrogenase produces the protein MTETGRNTQSHGELLLGVMGDPIAQSKSPLMQGAALQALGLSGAYVPLHITPDKLGDAVQAIRTLGFRGVNVTIPHKVAVMEYLDRLDSSAVDVGAVNTIVNDKGILTGFNTDGIGYVRSLKAEAAPDLTGTRILVIGAGGATRGIVSALLKEQPALVLIANRNEERACQLADSFSSRGSIAGAGMDAVPGVLGSMDIVINTTSVGMYPHMEDMPIDPAGLHEGMIVSDLIYNPLHTRLLTESLKRGCTVHGGLGMFVYQGAYALEYWTGLEAPTAIMRQTIADCLGQVPGK, from the coding sequence ATGACTGAGACAGGCAGGAACACGCAGAGTCACGGGGAGCTTCTGCTGGGCGTGATGGGTGACCCGATTGCCCAGTCCAAATCCCCGCTGATGCAAGGGGCGGCGCTCCAGGCGCTCGGTCTCTCCGGTGCGTATGTGCCGCTGCACATTACGCCGGACAAGCTGGGCGATGCGGTGCAGGCAATACGGACCCTTGGCTTCCGGGGCGTGAATGTAACGATTCCGCATAAGGTTGCGGTGATGGAGTATCTGGACCGACTTGATTCAAGTGCGGTGGATGTCGGCGCAGTAAATACCATCGTCAATGACAAGGGTATCCTGACCGGCTTCAATACGGACGGCATCGGATATGTCCGCTCGCTCAAAGCTGAGGCTGCGCCGGATCTCACCGGCACCCGTATTCTGGTGATTGGAGCCGGCGGTGCGACCAGAGGGATTGTCTCGGCGCTGCTGAAGGAGCAGCCGGCATTGGTCCTGATTGCGAACCGTAATGAGGAACGGGCTTGTCAGCTGGCAGATAGCTTCAGCAGCCGGGGCAGCATAGCAGGAGCAGGGATGGATGCCGTTCCCGGCGTGCTTGGCAGCATGGATATCGTAATCAATACGACATCGGTAGGTATGTATCCGCATATGGAGGACATGCCGATCGATCCGGCCGGGCTGCATGAAGGGATGATTGTCAGCGATCTGATCTATAATCCGCTGCATACCCGGCTGCTTACAGAGAGCCTGAAGCGCGGCTGCACCGTTCACGGCGGGCTGGGCATGTTCGTATACCAGGGCGCTTACGCCCTGGAGTACTGGACGGGACTTGAAGCTCCCACAGCGATTATGCGGCAGACTATTGCAGATTGTCTCGGCCAGGTGCCGGGCAAATGA
- the yhbY gene encoding ribosome assembly RNA-binding protein YhbY — MLTGKQKRYLRSLAHHLDAVFQVGKGGVNDHLIRHIEEAIEKRELMKISVLNNNADDPKEIGAALAEQSGSELVQVIGKTIVLYKESRDNKTIELPR, encoded by the coding sequence ATGTTAACAGGCAAACAAAAACGTTATCTGCGCTCTTTGGCCCATCATCTGGATGCTGTATTTCAGGTTGGCAAAGGCGGCGTAAACGATCATCTGATCCGTCACATTGAAGAAGCTATTGAGAAACGCGAGCTGATGAAGATCAGTGTACTGAATAACAACGCTGATGATCCCAAGGAAATTGGTGCCGCGCTTGCCGAGCAGTCCGGTTCGGAGCTTGTTCAGGTTATCGGCAAGACTATCGTTCTGTACAAGGAATCACGCGACAACAAAACGATTGAGCTTCCCAGATAG
- a CDS encoding nicotinate-nucleotide adenylyltransferase: MRVGIMGGTFDPLHIGHMMAAETARESYGLQEVWFMPSHIPPHKHEAGATGEERLAMVEGAVKNHPSFGILDWEIVRGGVSYTLETVISLQEEYPQHEFFFIVGADMVQYLPKWQGIEELVKRLTFIGVGRPGTPLDLGLLPEFIADRVLLADMPLVDLSSTMLRARAAEGKSIRYMVPDAVYEYVQRSGLYGVQP; the protein is encoded by the coding sequence TTGAGAGTAGGCATAATGGGAGGTACCTTCGATCCTCTGCATATCGGTCATATGATGGCCGCAGAGACGGCGCGCGAGAGCTACGGTCTGCAGGAGGTCTGGTTCATGCCTTCGCATATCCCGCCTCATAAGCATGAGGCCGGGGCAACCGGTGAAGAGCGGCTGGCAATGGTGGAGGGGGCGGTGAAGAATCACCCTTCCTTTGGCATTCTCGACTGGGAAATTGTGCGGGGCGGAGTATCCTATACGCTGGAGACGGTAATCAGTCTGCAGGAGGAATATCCGCAGCATGAGTTCTTTTTCATCGTGGGTGCGGATATGGTTCAGTATCTGCCCAAGTGGCAGGGGATCGAAGAGCTGGTGAAGCGGTTGACCTTCATCGGTGTCGGACGTCCGGGCACTCCGCTGGATCTGGGCCTGCTGCCGGAGTTCATTGCCGATAGAGTGCTGCTGGCGGATATGCCGCTGGTCGATCTCTCCTCTACCATGCTCAGAGCCCGGGCCGCCGAAGGAAAGTCGATCCGCTATATGGTGCCTGATGCTGTGTATGAATATGTTCAAAGGAGTGGATTGTATGGAGTACAGCCGTGA
- the yqeK gene encoding bis(5'-nucleosyl)-tetraphosphatase (symmetrical) YqeK, with amino-acid sequence MEYSREALIEAVSGQMPDKRWKHTLGVMESAVKLAQRYGADPQRAETAAILHDVAKYWPVERMREIIEQNGLSAELLKYDKQLWHAEVGAYTAEHDYGIQDTEVLDAIRYHTSGRENMSLLERIVCLADYIEPGRDFPGVEEIRRLSKVSLEEGLIAGLDSTIGLLLEKRRIVFPLTVLARNDLVRTLEDKL; translated from the coding sequence ATGGAGTACAGCCGTGAAGCGCTGATTGAGGCGGTATCCGGCCAGATGCCGGACAAACGCTGGAAGCATACACTCGGTGTGATGGAGTCCGCTGTGAAGCTGGCGCAGCGTTATGGCGCTGACCCGCAGCGGGCAGAGACCGCAGCCATCCTGCATGATGTGGCCAAATATTGGCCGGTAGAACGGATGCGGGAGATCATTGAACAGAATGGATTATCCGCCGAGCTTTTGAAATATGACAAGCAGCTATGGCATGCCGAGGTTGGTGCTTATACCGCCGAGCATGATTATGGCATTCAGGATACTGAGGTGCTGGACGCGATCCGTTATCATACCTCGGGCCGGGAGAACATGAGCCTGCTGGAGCGGATCGTCTGTCTGGCTGATTATATTGAGCCTGGACGGGACTTCCCTGGTGTGGAGGAGATCCGCAGGCTATCGAAGGTCAGCTTGGAGGAAGGGCTGATTGCAGGACTGGATTCCACCATCGGCCTGCTGCTGGAGAAGCGCCGGATCGTATTTCCGCTTACGGTACTGGCGCGCAACGATTTAGTAAGAACATTGGAGGATAAACTATGA
- the rsfS gene encoding ribosome silencing factor: MSVQSNKLFELALNAVQDKKAMNVVALDLRSVSPISDYFIICHGNSDTQVQAIATEVRKVVHEAGGMIKGIEGMDAARWVLMDLGDVIVHVFHRDEREYYNIERLWSDAKVVETV; encoded by the coding sequence ATGAGTGTACAATCAAACAAGCTGTTTGAGCTGGCGTTGAACGCCGTTCAGGATAAAAAAGCAATGAACGTGGTGGCCCTGGATCTGCGCAGTGTGTCGCCGATCAGCGATTATTTCATCATCTGCCACGGTAATTCCGATACCCAGGTTCAGGCGATTGCCACTGAGGTACGTAAGGTAGTTCATGAAGCTGGCGGAATGATTAAAGGCATCGAGGGGATGGATGCGGCGCGCTGGGTACTGATGGACCTTGGCGATGTGATTGTCCATGTCTTCCACCGCGATGAACGTGAATATTACAATATTGAGCGTCTGTGGTCGGATGCCAAGGTCGTGGAGACGGTATGA